A single region of the Geobacillus subterraneus genome encodes:
- the recR gene encoding recombination mediator RecR produces the protein MHYPEPISKLIDSFMKLPGIGPKTAARLAFHVLAMKEDTVLEFAKALVDVKRHIHYCTICGHITDTDPCYICKDERRDRTMICVVQDPKDVIAMEKMKEYNGLYHVLHGAISPMEGIGPEDIKIAELLARLQDETIQEVILATDPNIEGEATAMYLSRLLKPTGIKVTRIAHGLPVGGDLEYADEVTLSKALEGRREL, from the coding sequence ATGCATTATCCTGAGCCAATATCGAAGTTAATTGACAGTTTTATGAAACTGCCCGGGATCGGTCCAAAAACAGCCGCCCGCCTTGCATTCCATGTGCTGGCGATGAAAGAGGACACCGTGCTCGAGTTTGCCAAAGCGCTCGTCGATGTGAAGCGCCATATTCATTATTGCACGATTTGCGGACATATTACGGATACAGACCCTTGTTACATCTGCAAAGATGAACGGCGCGACCGAACGATGATTTGCGTCGTCCAAGACCCGAAAGATGTCATCGCTATGGAGAAGATGAAGGAATATAACGGTCTATATCATGTGTTGCACGGGGCCATCTCCCCAATGGAAGGGATCGGTCCGGAAGACATTAAAATCGCCGAGCTGCTGGCAAGATTGCAGGATGAAACGATCCAAGAAGTAATTTTAGCGACCGACCCAAACATTGAAGGGGAGGCGACGGCCATGTATTTATCGCGCCTGCTAAAACCGACAGGGATCAAAGTCACCCGCATCGCCCATGGCCTGCCGGTCGGCGGCGATTTGGAATATGCGGATGAAGTGACATTATCCAAAGCGTTGGAAGGACGCCGTGAGCTGTAG
- a CDS encoding YbaB/EbfC family nucleoid-associated protein, which translates to MRGGMGNMQKMLKQMQKMQKEMQKAQEELAEKTVEGTAGGGMVTVVANGHKQILEVKIKEEVVDPDDIEMLQDLILAATNDALKKADELANDTMGQFTKGLNIPGLF; encoded by the coding sequence ATGCGTGGTGGAATGGGAAATATGCAAAAAATGTTAAAGCAAATGCAAAAGATGCAAAAAGAAATGCAAAAGGCGCAAGAAGAGTTAGCGGAAAAAACGGTAGAAGGCACAGCTGGGGGCGGCATGGTGACGGTCGTCGCCAATGGTCATAAACAAATTTTAGAGGTCAAAATTAAGGAAGAAGTCGTAGACCCAGACGATATTGAAATGCTGCAAGATTTAATTTTAGCGGCGACAAATGATGCGCTCAAAAAGGCAGATGAACTGGCGAACGACACGATGGGGCAGTTTACGAAAGGGTTAAACATCCCAGGACTGTTCTAG
- the dnaX gene encoding DNA polymerase III subunit gamma/tau gives MAYQALYRVFRPQRFADMVGQEHVTKTLQSALLQHKISHAYLFSGPRGTGKTSAAKIFAKAVNCEHAPAAEPCNECPACLGITNGTVPDVLEIDAASNNRVDEIRDIRDKVKFAPTSVRYKVYIIDEVHMLSIGAFNALLKTLEEPPKHVIFILATTEPHKIPATIISRCQRFDFRRIPLSAIVSRLKYVANAQGVEASDEALSAIARAADGGMRDALSLLDQAISFSDGKLELDDVLAMTGAASFAALADFIGAIYRKDTAAVLQQFEATMAQGKDPNRLVEDLILYYRDLLLYKTAPHVEGAIQLAAVDEAFTSLSETIPLSDLYGAIELLNKSQQEMKWTNHPRLLLEVALVKLCHQPPAAPARTASELEPLVKRIETLEAELRRLKEQPPTLSSAAVPTKKTVKAVKTGGYKAPVGRIHELLKQATHEDLALVKGRWADVLDTLKRQHKVSHAALLQESEPVAASASAFVLKFKYEIHCKMATDPASSVKENVETILFELTNRRFEMVAIPEEEWGKIREEFIRNKEAKAEKSEEEPLIAEAKRLFGEELIEIKE, from the coding sequence ATTGCAAAGCGCCCTGCTTCAACATAAAATATCGCACGCTTACCTATTTTCCGGTCCCCGCGGAACGGGAAAAACGAGTGCGGCGAAAATTTTCGCCAAGGCGGTCAATTGCGAACATGCTCCGGCGGCTGAACCGTGCAACGAATGCCCCGCTTGCCTCGGCATTACGAACGGAACGGTTCCTGATGTGCTGGAAATTGACGCCGCTTCCAACAACCGTGTCGATGAAATCCGCGACATCCGCGACAAAGTCAAGTTTGCACCGACCTCGGTCCGCTATAAAGTGTACATTATTGACGAAGTGCACATGTTGTCGATCGGCGCGTTTAACGCGCTGCTGAAAACATTAGAAGAGCCGCCGAAACATGTCATTTTTATTTTGGCCACGACCGAGCCGCATAAAATTCCGGCAACGATTATTTCCCGCTGTCAACGGTTCGACTTTCGCCGCATTCCGCTATCGGCCATCGTTTCTCGGCTGAAATACGTAGCGAATGCCCAAGGGGTGGAAGCATCCGATGAGGCGCTGTCAGCCATTGCCCGCGCCGCCGATGGGGGGATGCGCGATGCGCTCAGCCTGCTTGACCAAGCGATTTCGTTTAGCGATGGGAAGCTTGAGCTCGACGATGTGCTGGCGATGACGGGGGCGGCGTCATTTGCCGCATTAGCCGACTTTATTGGGGCCATCTACCGCAAAGATACAGCAGCGGTTCTCCAGCAGTTCGAAGCAACGATGGCGCAAGGGAAAGACCCGAACCGTCTAGTGGAAGATTTAATTTTGTATTATCGCGACCTGTTGCTGTACAAAACCGCCCCCCATGTGGAAGGAGCTATTCAACTTGCAGCCGTCGATGAGGCGTTTACCTCGCTTTCGGAAACGATTCCTCTTTCTGATTTATACGGAGCGATTGAGCTGTTGAACAAAAGCCAGCAAGAGATGAAGTGGACGAACCACCCGCGCCTCCTTTTGGAAGTGGCGCTTGTGAAGCTTTGCCATCAGCCGCCCGCCGCTCCGGCGCGGACCGCCTCCGAGCTGGAACCGTTAGTGAAGCGGATCGAGACGCTGGAAGCCGAACTGCGCCGCCTGAAGGAACAGCCGCCCACTCTTTCATCAGCTGCCGTCCCGACGAAAAAAACGGTGAAGGCGGTAAAAACTGGGGGGTATAAAGCGCCGGTCGGCCGCATTCACGAACTGTTGAAGCAGGCGACGCACGAGGATTTAGCATTGGTGAAAGGGCGCTGGGCTGATGTGCTTGACACGCTGAAGCGGCAGCATAAAGTGTCGCACGCCGCCTTGCTTCAAGAGAGCGAGCCGGTCGCAGCGAGCGCCTCGGCATTTGTGTTAAAGTTTAAGTATGAAATTCACTGCAAAATGGCGACAGATCCGGCGAGCTCCGTGAAGGAAAACGTTGAGACGATTTTGTTCGAACTGACGAACCGGCGGTTTGAAATGGTCGCCATTCCGGAAGAAGAATGGGGAAAAATAAGGGAAGAGTTTATCCGCAACAAAGAAGCCAAAGCGGAAAAAAGCGAAGAAGAACCGTTGATCGCCGAGGCAAAACGGCTGTTCGGCGAAGAGCTGATCGAAATTAAAGAATAA
- a CDS encoding pro-sigmaK processing inhibitor BofA family protein: MEPEIVITVLLTLIAVLLIVGARLKALRFVGYAAIRLIVGALALFVINAVGGHFNIHIPINLITSLVCGFLGLPGAAALIVIDQYIL; the protein is encoded by the coding sequence TTGGAACCGGAAATCGTCATTACGGTGCTGTTAACGCTGATCGCCGTGCTCCTTATTGTCGGCGCTCGCCTTAAGGCGCTTCGCTTTGTCGGCTATGCCGCCATCCGCTTAATCGTCGGCGCACTCGCGCTGTTTGTCATCAATGCCGTTGGCGGACATTTTAACATTCATATCCCGATTAACCTGATTACCTCGCTTGTTTGTGGATTTCTTGGCCTCCCAGGGGCTGCAGCATTAATTGTGATTGACCAATATATTTTGTGA
- a CDS encoding YaaL family protein, which yields MLWRRKGKLKRQFDEKLIAELQKARTEWLEQKQLIEKSVDPSQEVLSALQLAEAKYFFLLREAKHRRITLKEVR from the coding sequence TTGCTATGGCGGCGGAAGGGAAAACTAAAAAGACAATTTGATGAAAAACTAATCGCCGAGCTGCAAAAAGCAAGAACCGAGTGGCTCGAACAAAAACAGCTTATCGAAAAAAGCGTTGATCCATCGCAGGAGGTGCTGAGCGCGCTCCAACTGGCGGAGGCGAAATATTTTTTTCTCCTCCGCGAAGCGAAGCACCGCCGCATCACTTTGAAGGAAGTGCGTTGA